A window from Ignavibacteriota bacterium encodes these proteins:
- a CDS encoding FAD-binding oxidoreductase has translation MLNNNYIKLFQELQTIIPHERLFQDELNTLAYGTDASFYRLTPKIVVKVISEDEVVKVIKSCNNLNIAITFRASGTSLSGQSISDSVLLVADRSWNTIKISEDKSKITLDPAVLGARANFELARFNKKIGPDPASINAATVCGIASNNASGMTSGVKYNSYNTISDMRIVFANGEVLDTSDSVQKVKFIENNREFIAGLFNISFDLNHNDILKTRIKNKYQIKNTTGYSVNSLIDFKDPIEIIKHLMIGSEGTLGFISQITFSTIKSNPNKGTALIIFPNIKTACSVIQILNELPIDAAELMDRASLKSVENKEGMPIYLKSLDIDATALLVETSAPDETILDFNINKIINELSTVNTIYPIEFTKDKFEYLKLWNVRKGLFPSVSKSRKKGTTVIIEDLNFNTEDLADAVIDLKKLFIKHGYSENIIWGHALSGNLHFVFAQDFNIPNEIDRYRIFMNEVVELVIKKYDGSLKAEHGTGRNMAPFVKYEWGEEIYNIMCEVKNLFDPKGILNPGVLINYDDQVHLKNLKPTPIVNDIIDKCIDCGFCENNCPSKNLTLTPRQRITVWREINNLKIIGTNETKLRSLENSYKYYGEQTCATDGLCELSCPVNIDTGKLIKEIRNSIITKHEKSIAEFSSKYFSTLTFLIRKMLNFASVMRKIFGDNFLYQTSNKLRTKFKQNLPIWNNALPKGAKFKFNREEISQSEKTVVYFPSCISRTFGNQPNTKFKHELNSAMENLLKKSGYQVIYPDNINSLCCGMPFSSKGFFNEANKKSNELYLQLLKSSNNGNIQVVFDTSPCVKTFKDYLKKIEDKKLHVFDSIEFIHDYLLNELEIISTDEAITLHSTCSATKMELQEKLVSIAKKCSKNVYVPEEINCCGFAGDRGFTFPELNESALQNLNTFVEEHKCTNGFSTSKTCEIGLTKNSGINYQSIIYLVESCSKSKK, from the coding sequence ATGTTAAATAATAATTACATTAAATTATTTCAAGAATTACAAACCATTATTCCGCATGAAAGATTATTTCAAGATGAATTAAATACTCTAGCATACGGAACCGATGCAAGTTTTTACAGACTTACTCCTAAAATTGTTGTTAAAGTAATTTCGGAAGACGAAGTTGTAAAAGTTATAAAAAGTTGTAATAACTTAAACATTGCAATAACTTTTCGCGCTTCTGGAACAAGTTTATCTGGACAATCAATTTCTGATTCTGTTTTATTAGTTGCAGATAGATCTTGGAATACAATTAAAATTTCAGAGGATAAATCAAAAATAACATTAGATCCAGCCGTTCTGGGAGCCAGAGCAAATTTTGAATTAGCTAGATTCAACAAGAAAATTGGGCCGGATCCCGCTTCTATAAATGCTGCAACTGTTTGTGGTATTGCATCTAATAATGCAAGTGGAATGACAAGTGGTGTAAAATATAATTCTTATAATACAATTTCTGATATGAGAATTGTTTTTGCAAATGGAGAAGTTCTAGATACTTCTGATTCTGTACAAAAAGTAAAATTTATTGAAAATAATAGAGAGTTTATTGCCGGGCTCTTTAATATTTCATTTGATTTGAATCATAATGATATACTAAAGACGAGGATTAAGAATAAATATCAAATTAAAAATACAACTGGTTATAGTGTAAATTCATTAATAGATTTTAAAGATCCCATCGAAATTATAAAACACTTAATGATTGGCTCTGAAGGAACCCTTGGATTCATTTCTCAAATAACGTTTAGTACTATTAAATCGAATCCAAATAAAGGAACAGCATTAATAATTTTCCCAAATATAAAAACAGCATGTTCAGTAATTCAAATTTTAAATGAACTTCCGATTGATGCAGCAGAATTGATGGATAGGGCTTCTTTAAAATCAGTAGAAAATAAAGAAGGAATGCCGATTTATCTTAAATCACTTGATATTGATGCGACTGCACTTTTAGTTGAAACATCTGCACCGGATGAAACAATCCTTGATTTTAATATTAACAAGATAATAAATGAGTTAAGTACCGTTAATACTATTTATCCAATTGAGTTTACCAAAGATAAATTTGAATATTTGAAACTATGGAATGTTAGAAAGGGTTTATTTCCTTCAGTAAGTAAATCTAGAAAAAAAGGGACTACAGTTATTATTGAAGATCTTAATTTCAATACTGAAGATTTAGCCGATGCAGTTATTGATTTAAAAAAACTATTTATTAAACATGGATATTCAGAAAATATAATCTGGGGACATGCTCTTTCCGGAAATCTCCATTTTGTATTTGCTCAAGATTTTAATATTCCAAACGAAATAGACAGATATCGAATATTTATGAATGAGGTGGTGGAATTAGTTATTAAAAAATATGACGGCTCACTAAAAGCAGAACACGGAACAGGAAGAAATATGGCTCCATTCGTTAAATATGAATGGGGTGAAGAAATTTATAATATTATGTGTGAAGTTAAAAATTTATTTGATCCAAAAGGAATACTGAATCCAGGTGTGTTAATAAATTATGATGATCAAGTTCACTTAAAAAATTTGAAACCAACGCCAATTGTAAACGATATAATTGATAAATGTATTGATTGCGGATTTTGTGAAAATAATTGCCCATCAAAAAATTTAACACTAACCCCCAGGCAAAGAATTACAGTTTGGAGAGAAATTAATAATCTTAAAATTATTGGAACAAACGAAACTAAACTAAGGAGTTTGGAAAACTCTTATAAATATTATGGAGAACAAACTTGTGCAACAGACGGCTTGTGTGAGTTAAGCTGTCCAGTAAATATTGATACCGGAAAACTCATTAAAGAAATCCGAAACTCTATCATAACAAAACATGAAAAATCCATTGCCGAATTTAGTTCGAAATATTTTAGTACCTTAACTTTTTTGATAAGAAAGATGTTGAATTTTGCCTCAGTGATGCGTAAGATTTTTGGCGATAATTTTTTATATCAAACATCAAACAAACTCAGAACAAAATTTAAACAAAATCTTCCTATTTGGAACAATGCATTACCTAAAGGCGCAAAGTTTAAATTCAATAGAGAAGAAATTTCACAATCTGAAAAAACAGTTGTCTATTTTCCAAGCTGCATAAGCAGAACTTTTGGCAATCAACCAAATACTAAATTTAAACATGAATTAAATTCTGCTATGGAAAATTTATTAAAGAAATCTGGTTATCAAGTTATATATCCCGACAACATAAATTCACTATGCTGTGGTATGCCATTTTCAAGTAAAGGATTTTTTAATGAAGCAAATAAAAAAAGTAATGAATTATATCTTCAATTATTAAAATCTTCAAATAATGGAAATATTCAAGTTGTCTTTGATACAAGTCCATGTGTAAAAACATTTAAAGATTATTTAAAAAAAATTGAAGATAAAAAATTGCATGTTTTTGATAGTATTGAATTTATACATGACTATTTACTAAATGAATTAGAAATAATATCAACAGACGAAGCAATTACGCTTCATAGTACATGCAGTGCAACTAAAATGGAATTACAAGAAAAGTTAGTTTCAATTGCTAAAAAATGCAGTAAAAATGTTTATGTCCCAGAAGAAATAAATTGCTGCGGTTTTGCTGGTGATAGAGGATTTACCTTCCCTGAATTAAATGAATCTGCTCTCCAAAATTTAAACACTTTTGTGGAAGAACATAAATGTACAAACGGATTTTCAACAAGTAAAACTTGTGAAATTGGATTAACAAAAAACAGTGGAATTAATTATCAGTCAATTATTTATTTGGTAGAAAGCTGCAGTAAATCAAAAAAATAA
- a CDS encoding helix-turn-helix domain-containing protein, protein MENKLVVIEIDHLFSLIKQALNEELIKREKSEKQKDLLNFRETCEFLGIHPSTLNKWKAKNKVPYKRLGKRIFFQREEILNSLKESNYYKLKKIYSQYN, encoded by the coding sequence ATGGAAAATAAATTAGTTGTCATTGAAATAGATCATCTCTTTTCTCTAATTAAACAAGCATTAAATGAAGAACTTATTAAACGAGAAAAATCTGAAAAACAAAAAGATTTACTGAATTTTAGGGAAACTTGTGAATTTTTAGGAATTCATCCATCTACACTGAATAAATGGAAAGCAAAGAATAAGGTTCCTTATAAAAGGCTAGGTAAAAGAATATTTTTTCAAAGAGAAGAAATACTTAACTCACTTAAAGAATCCAATTACTATAAACTAAAAAAGATTTACAGTCAATATAATTGA
- a CDS encoding Dabb family protein — protein sequence MKKVLIRHLLLIKFKQSAKFSELEEIMVLFESLTNKIEGILSVECGVNDNPDNKNKVYTHLVMITFENDEYRRNYLMHPEHVELKKIFKPLVEELIVFDYKVLLLQNELDKKGTIY from the coding sequence ATGAAAAAAGTATTGATAAGACATTTATTGCTCATTAAATTCAAACAATCAGCAAAATTCTCTGAATTAGAAGAAATTATGGTTTTATTTGAATCATTGACTAATAAAATAGAAGGAATACTATCTGTCGAGTGTGGAGTGAATGATAATCCTGATAATAAAAATAAAGTCTACACACATTTAGTTATGATTACTTTTGAAAATGATGAATATCGTCGTAACTACTTAATGCATCCCGAGCATGTGGAGCTCAAAAAAATCTTTAAACCCTTAGTAGAGGAACTGATAGTATTTGATTACAAAGTATTATTGTTACAAAATGAGTTAGATAAGAAAGGTACGATATATTAG